The following nucleotide sequence is from Coffea eugenioides isolate CCC68of chromosome 10, Ceug_1.0, whole genome shotgun sequence.
ATCCGTAGTGTCCTCCGctcgtcttttttttttaaatatatttctgCTAATAATTCCTTAATCACAATACATCTCTGCCCAGATGGTGGGGAGTATTTCGTGTGTGGACTCACATCATAGGAGTCCATGCACTTAAAGGACTCGATATAGTGGAGGTGGTCTTTCAAGGTCGGTAAAATCTATCTTGATAACGCATTTGTTAATTTATTACATACAGATTTATATACGTGCATAGTATGGGTCACATAAGGtcttatttcctacccaaagttaTTTGGACGATTATGTTTttatttcctataagaattcttaatattataggattcttatttcctacccaaagttaCGTACTTTAAGCAATTTAAATTAAGATAAACATACTTTTAATGttcttatcaatatctctttgtatccttatcaattcttatttcctatacCTACACTACATATAGCCTCTAATATATTGATTTCAAGCATCAAATTCATGGTTAGGTATTTCCAGTGCAAGCGGTTGGCATATTAAAGTATCGATTTTGGGTTTTCACTCCTCTTGATTATCAGGTACATCTtctttcaatatatatatatatattttaaaaaggcatgttgatcttcaattgtaagaaCTTACTaccatatcttgaattttgttttttttttgttttttttctatttgttttgtatgaagACATAGGATTTAAACAAGTACTTTCATCGTTATTTTTGTAGGATTTTTTCTATCATGtttgttaattgatttttgtGATCATATACTACGATGTTTGTTAATTTGCCTTCAGgaaaaaccaaaaacaaaaggcaCTGGAAAGTAATGCGATACAAATATAAGAGACATAAATATCTCTATTAGATATATCTGCAAATTCATTAGTTAATTAAAAGACTCTGGCCGTTTACTTAATTATAATCTTTACGTATTGTTATACACAACCTTGAATGcgataaatcatttttttttatacttagttatcctactttgctatcatgcagtgataatagaaaatcaataaatgctgaTTTGCACAGACAAATCAAGGAGAATGTTCgaacagaaaaaaataaaaacaagtttCTGAAGAGTAAAATgttatttgatactatttactgcactttttatttattttcaagtttttgaatgttatggtattgctgaatgttattttttctatttttgaattagatgttcaaatttatattataagaatactTTACATTACAATGCGCTCATAGTAATATACTTAATACAagttataatagattatacattaaatatgtattttatctcgacatttttataaattgactaaatagtttattatttttcgacgattcccgttcaacgaacgggtacaaaactagttgATTTAGATTTTAATATGGTATAGTCACAGGTGGCGTCTTAAATTCCAAATTAGAAGTTGTAAACAATTAACTAAAAAGGAAATTAGTTTTGTAACAAACCTGATTTAGTTATCTTCATCGACTGGACTTGGATCGCTTGACCGGACGGCCTTTGTAGTCCACGCTTCTTCAACGATGTCGAAGAGTTTCAACAGCCTCCGCGGCTGTAGAGACAACGTTCATGAGTCAAGTCTCCAGCCAGCCAGCCAATGGAGGTGTAGTTTTTACGGGCGTGTGGAACTAGCCGAAGTGCCTTTTTTTTCGGGCTGTTGGTTTAATTTTTTGCACTTCTTGTTGTTTCAAATGGTAAGCTGGATGTTGGATTTGAATCGAGCCACAGAAATTATGGTGTTTGCGTGCTAACTATTACTTTTTACTAGTTGAGCTTTTAGAACTTCAATTCACTTTACTCAAACTCGAATTCAATCGAGTCTAATAGAATTGAATTGAACTTAATTGAgcttttatatataattttaaacgAAGAATAAAATCAACATTtcacaataataaataaaatatagcatataaataaataaatggggGAGAAATGGATCGGATGGTATCGAAGGAGGGAATGCAAGGAATATGTTCTAGATTCGAGACTTTCCACTTATATACACTAATGTATATATTGAAACCTCGCGAGTTTTTTGGATCCAACTACTCAAACTGGTGATTTGTTGTTAACCGCCCCTAATGATGATGTTATTTGTATTGAACTTTGCCCTTTTTGGTGTAAGGTGGACTTTGTGCTTATTTGCTTTGTCTTAAATGCATCAACCCAAAAAGAGTTAAAAAACAGAAGACAAACCTAACGAAGCCCTGTTTGGAAGTGCAAGTTTTCAGCAAGTTTGTTtcctacaagttttttaacaacttttgctacaggaactcCAAAAAACTTTACaaagttttttacctacacacctcaaaatacccaaaacacacaaaaaaaaaattccctccCCTTTTTCTTCTACTTCCTCTCCCACTCCAACCCACCACCATCTCCTCTCCCACctcccctttttcttcttcttcctccgtCACCACCACCTCCGTCACCACCACCTCTGTCATCACCTCTTCCAGTGCCCAGCAAGAACAATTAGGCCCCCCATGAATGGAGGTAGCAGAAGTGGAAGGAACATCGTCGGCGACTTTGCCGGTGTCGCAGAAGTGGAAGGAACATTGGCACCGGCGGATGGAACCTCTGCAGTGGCTGGAACTGGAGAACTCGCCGGGCTTCCGGTTGGAGATGATGCAGGCGGTGACACTGCCGGAGAATTCACCAGGGAGAAGCCGCAGGTATTGTTGGAGGAATCTTTGGAGATGGAGAAGGAACCGGGGATGCATGAGGGCTGGCCGGAGAAGCTGTGGGCACAGGAGTTTTtgagggggaaggggaagggaagaaggaaaagaaaaaagaaagaaagaaaaagaaagagaaaaagaaaaagaaaggacaaAAAATGGTGACCATTGCTGCTGGGGAGGCAACGCAGAAGTAACGGGGGAGGGAAGGGGGAGTGGGAAGGAAGAGGAAGAAgcagaagaaaggaaagaaaagaaagaaaaaagaaaaaaaaaagaaaaggaaaaaaacttccaaaaaaaactttaaaaaaattttcatcttaaaaaatttttccaaaaacttctacagtacactacagtaaagttttagacaaactcccaaaaaactcaggttccaaacaggcccgtTATTTGTATTGAACTTTGCCCTTGTAGAGGTAAGTTGGACTTTGTCCTTATTTGGTTTGTCGTGAATCCATCAAcccaaaaaggccaaaaaaaaaaaaaaaagaagacaaagttGAATATTCATTCTTAGACTTGAGAAGTACCTACAAGTCATTTCACTTTTGGGCTTATTACTTGCTTTCAGCTTGAATGGCTGGGCTTGAACTTGCAACTTCCGCCTTAATAAGGCGATGTTATGGCAAACTGAGCAACAATCCCTACGTcaatttaaaatttcttttatgTGTCAATTCAATTtataatttttcccttttcctttgtgTTCTTCAATTACCGTTACAAAAATTACAATTAAATTTCTTAATAATGATGACTAGCCAATATATATTCCTGTTTATATGCACTTGCCTTAGAagtatcaaaaatattttgacatGTTAGACCCTAACTAAATGTTTACTGAGAAACAGTAGAGATAACTATAGTGTTTAGCTAACTTTTATCTGATGCCGATTAATTTACGTTTGCCAAATTTTATTAACTCAGTCCTCTACCCGAACAATGTCGAAATCAAGTCGAATCAGTAAAACTCACCAAGGTTGTTATTTTCTAACGCTGTCATCTCCATTTTTTCTTCCGTTTCAACAAAAATAACTTGAACTAAAAAGGAGACATTAACTTATTTAATAACATATCACTTTATGCTCACACATATAACAAAGTTTTATGATATTATCATATCAATCTTCGCAATGCCCTGTGCATACATTGCACAAAAGTCATGCTAGTATAATTTAGGACGAATCCATGGATCCTTTCGAGTTGTCTCAAGAAAACTGTGCCTCAAGAGCGTCAATGACTTTCTTGTCAACTTGGAATGCCTTAGTAAGAACACCTAGAGAAATGGGGGGCTCTGTTCCAAAGACTACATTTGCAATAGTATTGACCCCTGGATTTTGGCTGCTAAAACCGGAAAATGCAAGAGCCTTCGTCTTCCCAAGATTTTGTATGAAGTGAACCAGACCTTGTGGGAACACAAAAACATCTCCTGGATTCAAGACTTTGGTAAAAAGGCGATTTTTCATGTTATTTGGTGGATTTGAAGTGACGAAACTAGCAGCCAGAGTGCCCTCTACCGCAAATATGACCTCGGTTGCACGCGGATGAGTATGGGGTGTGTTTACACCATAAGGAGCGAAGTCGATATGAGCTAGGGAAATTCCGAAAGTGTTGAGCCCTGGCAGATTGTTGACAAGCACACGAGTGACATTAGAACCCACTTGATTGTTTGTATTTCCAGGTATGTTGAATCCCTGGAAGAAGAAATCGTTGGCATTCACAACCTTTGGATCCTTACAAATCTTTCCGTTCACAAACACTGCATTCAAAAAACTAGCTGTTAATAATGTGGAGAAAACGAACCCACATTGCT
It contains:
- the LOC113749716 gene encoding germin-like protein subfamily 1 member 14, which encodes MGAPFLITIAAMALLSSLAIASDPSPLQDFCVAINDSKAAVFVNGKICKDPKVVNANDFFFQGFNIPGNTNNQVGSNVTRVLVNNLPGLNTFGISLAHIDFAPYGVNTPHTHPRATEVIFAVEGTLAASFVTSNPPNNMKNRLFTKVLNPGDVFVFPQGLVHFIQNLGKTKALAFSGFSSQNPGVNTIANVVFGTEPPISLGVLTKAFQVDKKVIDALEAQFS